The following are encoded in a window of Gammaproteobacteria bacterium genomic DNA:
- the glmM gene encoding phosphoglucosamine mutase has product MQKKYFGTDGIRGRVGIAPINAEFVLKLGWAVGRVLGSEGNGSKVLIGKDTRISGYMFESVLEAGLCAAGVDIRLLGPMPTPAIAYLTRTLHAQAGIVISASHNPHYDNGIKFFSARGAKLPDDVELAIEAELEKPMQTVDSALLGKAERMPDAGGRYIEFCKSTIPRSIDLRGMKIVVDCAHGATYNIAPRVFEEMGADVYKIGAQPDGLNINEQCGSTYPEALCAEVLARGAELGIALDGDGDRVIMVDHQGEIVDGDELLFIIAQSRRGHAGHSNVVVGTHMSNLGLEHALQQLGIELKRAAVGDRYVLDMLQQGGWTLGGESSGHIICLDRTTTGDGIVSALQVIAAMINSGRTLSELKAGMTKYPQRMINVPLEPRCKPMKSKLLQDAVREAEAQLAGRGRVLLRPSGTEPLLRVMVEGRDEEQVEALVHYLAGIVIQAASDTSDLRAL; this is encoded by the coding sequence GTGCAAAAAAAATATTTCGGTACCGATGGCATCCGTGGCAGGGTAGGAATAGCACCGATCAATGCCGAGTTCGTACTCAAGCTCGGCTGGGCGGTGGGTCGCGTGCTGGGCAGCGAGGGCAACGGCAGCAAGGTGTTGATCGGCAAGGACACCCGCATCTCCGGCTACATGTTTGAATCGGTACTGGAGGCGGGGCTGTGTGCAGCCGGCGTAGATATCCGTCTGTTAGGACCCATGCCTACCCCCGCCATCGCCTACCTCACCCGCACCCTGCACGCACAGGCCGGCATCGTCATCAGCGCCTCGCACAACCCTCACTACGACAATGGCATTAAATTTTTTTCCGCGCGCGGCGCCAAGCTCCCCGACGACGTCGAGCTTGCCATCGAGGCGGAGCTTGAAAAGCCCATGCAGACCGTGGACTCGGCGCTGCTCGGTAAGGCTGAACGCATGCCCGATGCCGGAGGGCGCTATATCGAATTTTGCAAGAGCACCATCCCGCGCAGCATAGACCTGCGCGGCATGAAGATCGTGGTGGATTGCGCCCACGGCGCCACCTATAACATCGCCCCTCGCGTTTTTGAGGAAATGGGAGCGGATGTCTACAAGATCGGCGCCCAGCCCGATGGCCTCAATATCAATGAACAGTGCGGCTCCACGTACCCGGAGGCGCTGTGCGCCGAGGTGCTGGCGCGGGGCGCAGAACTCGGCATCGCCCTGGACGGCGACGGTGATCGCGTCATCATGGTGGATCATCAGGGCGAAATCGTGGACGGCGATGAACTGCTGTTCATCATCGCGCAATCAAGGCGCGGGCATGCAGGGCACTCCAACGTGGTGGTCGGCACGCACATGAGCAATCTCGGCCTCGAGCATGCCTTGCAACAACTGGGCATCGAACTCAAGCGCGCCGCAGTGGGCGACCGTTACGTGCTCGACATGCTCCAGCAAGGCGGCTGGACGCTGGGCGGCGAATCCTCCGGCCACATCATCTGCCTGGATCGCACCACCACCGGTGACGGTATCGTCTCCGCCCTGCAGGTCATCGCCGCCATGATCAACTCCGGCCGCACCCTGAGCGAGTTGAAAGCGGGCATGACGAAATATCCCCAGCGCATGATCAACGTACCGCTCGAACCCCGTTGCAAGCCCATGAAATCCAAATTGCTGCAAGATGCGGTGCGTGAGGCCGAGGCGCAACTCGCGGGGCGGGGTAGGGTACTGCTGCGTCCCTCCGGCACCGAGCCGCTGCTTCGCGTCATGGTCGAAGGTCGAGACGAAGAGCAAGTTGAAGCACTCGTCCACTACCTTGCCGGAATAGTCATCCAGGCAGCGTCCGATACTTCTGATCTCAGAGCCCTGTAA
- a CDS encoding type II toxin-antitoxin system Phd/YefM family antitoxin, with translation MKQLNIYDAKTQLSRLVDEASKGKTFVIAKSGTPLAKLTPLNEGRRGKIKFGLMKGEIIMADDFDAALPADIIESFECG, from the coding sequence ATGAAACAACTGAACATCTACGACGCCAAGACGCAGCTTTCTCGCTTAGTGGATGAGGCCAGCAAGGGCAAGACGTTTGTGATTGCCAAATCAGGCACGCCGCTGGCGAAGCTGACACCGCTCAATGAAGGCAGGCGCGGCAAAATCAAGTTCGGTCTTATGAAAGGCGAGATCATCATGGCCGATGACTTCGATGCTGCATTACCCGCCGATATCATCGAGTCGTTTGAGTGTGGCTAA
- a CDS encoding type II toxin-antitoxin system VapC family toxin, giving the protein MRVLLDTSVLILAMNDDPKLSDAARSEIQQAAIVYVSAASIWEIGIKAGIGKLKINLDRLIPCLQEAGFEQLTVTWEHAKAVSDLPEYHKDPFDRMLIAQAQTEPLRLLTHDKTLLQYSDLVTLIPPHRAP; this is encoded by the coding sequence ATGAGGGTCCTGCTCGATACCAGTGTCCTGATTCTGGCAATGAACGACGATCCGAAATTGTCCGATGCCGCACGGTCTGAAATTCAACAGGCCGCTATCGTCTATGTCAGCGCCGCTTCGATATGGGAAATCGGCATCAAGGCGGGAATCGGTAAACTGAAAATCAATCTCGACCGGCTTATCCCCTGCTTGCAGGAAGCCGGATTTGAACAACTAACCGTGACGTGGGAACACGCCAAAGCAGTGAGTGACTTGCCCGAATACCACAAAGATCCCTTCGATCGGATGCTGATCGCCCAGGCCCAGACAGAGCCGCTGCGGCTGCTGACGCATGACAAAACTCTGTTGCAGTACAGCGACCTGGTGACCCTCATTCCGCCGCATCGAGCACCTTAG
- a CDS encoding helix-turn-helix transcriptional regulator, producing the protein MKKKTGEGTLLERGLNALVHCLYQGAHQWPMERFQETALEALRGVIPFDSAMWGRGSGVPNALLDVYLFRQPRTMMDEYLAEYQALDFLADAVRAKPGVSCNLADLISREEFVSTSLYLGFARRWGIEQVLCTVLPDPVSSLYEVISLWRRNPKRPFSERERQLKESLMPHLVESRRINRLFFLRQRQPQGGQNCALGLANDSGILFDAEAGFYEVVRKEWPDWRGARLPSALVGTVGSPDGFVGKKAVLYASALGDMILLKARALTAADRLGEREKAVATRYGRGETYREIAQALGIAESTARNHLYRVFKKLRVRSKLGLAKVLDAAE; encoded by the coding sequence ATGAAAAAGAAAACTGGCGAAGGGACTCTCTTGGAGCGCGGCCTCAACGCCCTCGTCCACTGTTTGTACCAGGGCGCCCATCAGTGGCCAATGGAGCGCTTCCAGGAGACGGCGCTGGAAGCGCTGCGGGGGGTCATCCCCTTCGACAGCGCCATGTGGGGGCGAGGCTCAGGGGTGCCCAATGCCTTGTTGGACGTGTATCTGTTCCGTCAGCCCCGGACCATGATGGACGAGTATCTGGCAGAATATCAGGCCTTGGACTTCTTGGCTGATGCGGTGCGGGCCAAGCCGGGGGTGAGCTGCAACCTGGCCGACCTGATCTCGCGCGAGGAATTTGTGTCTACTTCCCTCTACCTTGGCTTTGCGCGGCGCTGGGGCATTGAGCAGGTCCTGTGTACTGTTCTCCCCGACCCAGTATCCAGTTTGTATGAAGTGATCTCCCTCTGGCGCCGGAACCCGAAGCGGCCCTTCAGCGAGCGGGAGCGTCAGCTTAAAGAAAGCCTGATGCCTCATTTGGTCGAATCCCGTCGTATCAACCGGCTGTTCTTCTTGCGCCAGCGACAGCCACAAGGCGGCCAAAACTGCGCTCTGGGTCTGGCTAACGACAGCGGCATCCTGTTCGACGCCGAGGCCGGTTTCTACGAGGTGGTCCGAAAGGAATGGCCCGATTGGCGCGGCGCCCGACTGCCGTCGGCGCTGGTCGGGACTGTCGGGAGTCCCGATGGTTTTGTCGGCAAGAAGGCCGTGCTATACGCCAGCGCCTTGGGCGACATGATACTGCTGAAGGCCCGCGCCCTGACGGCAGCGGACCGTCTGGGTGAGCGGGAGAAGGCGGTCGCCACCCGCTATGGACGGGGTGAGACCTATCGAGAAATCGCCCAGGCGCTGGGCATCGCCGAGTCCACGGCACGCAATCATCTGTACCGGGTATTCAAGAAACTGCGAGTGCGCAGCAAGCTGGGCCTGGCTAAGGTGCTCGATGCGGCGGAATGA
- a CDS encoding GNAT family N-acetyltransferase: MTAGTLSAPVPLSEDHNLEMFDCGEAGLNEWLKKRAIRNNRSGASRTYVVCHGKAVIGYYCLSAGAIGHKEAPKAMRRNMPDPVPVLVPGRLAVHKDYHNRGLGSALLRDALLRALQASTIAGVAALLVHARSEPAKRFYLSRGFLESPINPMTLCVMLTTVEK; encoded by the coding sequence ATGACAGCGGGCACGTTATCGGCGCCCGTCCCGCTTTCGGAAGACCACAATCTCGAAATGTTTGATTGCGGGGAAGCAGGACTCAATGAATGGCTGAAAAAACGAGCCATACGAAACAACCGCTCTGGTGCATCGCGCACCTATGTTGTGTGTCATGGTAAAGCAGTGATTGGCTATTACTGTTTATCGGCGGGGGCTATCGGCCACAAAGAAGCACCCAAGGCCATGCGGCGGAATATGCCCGACCCCGTGCCCGTTTTAGTGCCGGGACGGTTGGCTGTGCACAAGGATTATCATAATCGTGGCCTTGGCAGCGCCCTGTTGCGGGACGCACTGCTTCGGGCCCTGCAAGCGTCAACGATTGCGGGTGTGGCGGCGCTGCTCGTTCACGCGCGCTCTGAGCCAGCAAAACGATTCTATTTATCGCGCGGCTTTCTGGAATCGCCCATTAACCCGATGACGCTATGCGTGATGCTGACAACCGTTGAAAAATAG
- a CDS encoding DUF1778 domain-containing protein codes for MRHRQAQKHHPVTISIRAKAQQRDLIDQAAERLNRSRSDFMLEASCREAEDVLLDQTYFALDADVFAQFQEMLDNPPTQTDRLRRLLTTKAPWE; via the coding sequence ATGAGACACAGGCAAGCACAGAAACATCACCCCGTCACTATCAGCATCCGTGCAAAAGCGCAGCAACGCGATTTGATTGACCAAGCCGCAGAACGTCTCAACCGCAGCCGATCTGATTTCATGCTTGAAGCATCGTGCCGTGAAGCAGAAGACGTACTGCTTGACCAGACATATTTTGCGCTTGATGCCGATGTTTTCGCTCAGTTTCAGGAGATGTTGGACAACCCGCCTACACAAACGGACAGGTTACGCCGGCTGCTCACCACGAAAGCACCGTGGGAATGA
- a CDS encoding choice-of-anchor D domain-containing protein — protein MNGLTTNNATLSAQNGGTLQLSSAVTNAGSGHIDATGAGSSVVQNGVTITGGTINTTGGGVLAPTNNGNNFLNGVTVNGTIDLATATAIERIGGGTTINTGGAFNINNNSILSFQGTQSIGTTGIGNIVLGNTGSSNRIAIEGGTTLTVDPGVIIHGQNGTIGSQIFAGGAADLINNGTIATDVNGGLITIAPNGNLTNSGTLRAANGGTLTVSPAVAFTNLSGTTLTGGAYEVIAGGGTSNLRLPNANIVTNAATILLDGANSNLLNNNTSGDALASLATNATTTTPGNFTIQNGRNFTTASAFINNALGVVTVGNSSTFNSTGAFTNSGTLAMRGGTFDAPASLINSGVVNGSGIVNPNIQNTGTVQAFGGTLTATNGITGAAGAVQSDAGGALAIGAASTAGTLTNNGNLALGTNNITVSNAYNNANFGSGNSFNNRANVTGAGQILAAGLSPSTAQTLSGNIVPTPTSGNATMNFGNIHVGSSSTLNYQIGNANTGGPDLLGAIQTTVNGGNITDARLSGAGVTASNWGPVAAGGNTGNLGVTFSAASGGALTGQQVHIRNNFDNTNAQNLTITGAAYNLAAGNTTPSPVVFGNAHVGDVLTQGLTVSNTAPAGAFTEGLNASFGSNTGNAGNNAGSVSLLAGGASNNTNLSATLDTTAAGARSGTVTVNYVSDGAGASGLGTTSVGSQTINVSGNVYRLAQANSIAPINFGNVLVGSSQTQTVSISNLATADGFSEALNAAFGAIGGANPGQFSAAGFINQLAAGANNNANMIVTLNTSSAGAYSANVQILLNSDGTGTSGLGIAALPTQVINLDGLVTGTVGNLAQAGPHSPEPVNFGNVRVGTVVPTQALSISNTASGPAEGLNGSISTGSAGLTAAGSFTGLAAGATDNSSLLVGINTTTAGSRNGTATIALASDGTFNNGTQTTLSSQTVNVTGGVFQVAQPTVPANVNLGNVRIGGSPTQAITIGNTNISPAGFQEGLNASVGGASGGATGTGSITNLAAGSTSNAINVGLNVGGAGAQSGVVTLNLASNGTVSGLSDLALANANVNVQATGYRLADPVINTGSITLAARVGDASPSAGISVTNTSPDSFTEGLNVTRGSTTPADFTSSGSISNLAAGATDSSAIQVALNTSTAGTFTGTQGLNFVSTGAGTTGAADISVGTGNVNLNGKVYTPAQASAGTTSINFGIVHVGDVVAAQTVSLANSAPATALNDTLSGSLGGASAPFSASGSVSGLTAGGPADTTSLQVGLSTSTAGIFTDNGILMLASQNPDMPDLALADVSIDLNAQVNNYADAALRKNSGGGSFTGGGNLFVLDFGTVVFGSGAIASILEAFNSAFGPADLLDGIFSFLDTQDFTYSGFGSFSNLAAGQGNGGMSVGFNPTALGSFSDDIQLASLGHNASGYSDALQDIQLRVQGNVVAGSPGTVPEPGTWALLALGCFMLTLMRMRRGVR, from the coding sequence GTGAATGGTCTCACCACCAACAATGCCACACTGTCTGCTCAAAACGGCGGCACCTTGCAGTTGAGTAGTGCGGTCACCAACGCCGGCAGCGGCCACATCGACGCCACCGGTGCGGGGAGTAGTGTCGTCCAAAACGGCGTAACGATTACCGGTGGGACGATCAACACCACCGGCGGCGGGGTTCTGGCGCCGACAAACAACGGAAACAATTTTCTGAACGGCGTAACGGTCAACGGCACCATCGATCTCGCTACGGCCACCGCTATTGAGCGCATCGGCGGAGGAACGACGATTAATACGGGCGGTGCGTTCAACATCAACAACAACAGCATCTTGTCTTTCCAAGGGACGCAAAGCATCGGCACCACGGGTATAGGCAACATCGTGCTGGGCAACACCGGAAGCAGTAACCGCATCGCCATTGAAGGCGGTACGACCCTGACGGTCGATCCAGGTGTCATCATTCACGGTCAAAACGGGACGATTGGCAGTCAAATCTTTGCCGGCGGTGCGGCCGATCTAATCAACAATGGCACGATTGCCACGGATGTCAATGGCGGATTGATCACGATTGCGCCGAACGGTAACCTTACCAACAGTGGGACACTACGCGCGGCGAATGGAGGAACGCTGACCGTCTCACCGGCGGTCGCCTTCACCAATTTGTCGGGCACGACCCTCACTGGCGGCGCTTATGAAGTGATTGCGGGCGGCGGAACTTCGAATCTGCGCCTGCCCAATGCCAACATCGTCACTAACGCGGCGACGATCCTGCTCGACGGCGCGAACTCCAATCTGCTTAACAACAACACGAGCGGCGATGCGCTGGCCAGTCTGGCCACCAACGCAACCACGACGACGCCCGGTAATTTTACGATCCAGAACGGACGCAACTTCACCACCGCCAGCGCCTTTATTAATAACGCGTTGGGCGTGGTCACTGTCGGCAACAGCAGCACATTTAATTCGACCGGTGCATTCACCAACAGCGGCACACTGGCCATGCGCGGCGGCACGTTCGACGCACCTGCCAGCTTGATAAACTCCGGCGTGGTCAACGGCAGCGGCATAGTCAATCCCAATATTCAGAATACCGGCACTGTCCAGGCCTTCGGCGGCACGTTGACCGCGACCAATGGCATCACGGGCGCCGCCGGCGCCGTGCAAAGCGATGCCGGCGGCGCCTTGGCGATTGGCGCCGCAAGCACGGCGGGTACCTTGACCAACAACGGTAATCTCGCACTCGGTACCAACAACATTACGGTGTCAAACGCTTATAACAATGCAAACTTCGGCTCAGGGAACAGCTTCAACAATCGCGCTAATGTCACCGGCGCCGGCCAGATTCTGGCGGCGGGGTTGAGCCCCAGCACCGCCCAGACACTCTCGGGCAATATTGTACCCACGCCCACCAGTGGCAATGCGACGATGAATTTCGGCAACATTCACGTCGGCAGCTCAAGCACGCTTAATTACCAGATTGGCAACGCCAATACGGGTGGCCCGGATCTGCTCGGCGCGATCCAGACCACGGTCAATGGCGGCAACATTACCGATGCGCGCCTGTCGGGAGCGGGCGTGACAGCCTCGAATTGGGGGCCAGTCGCCGCCGGTGGTAATACTGGCAATTTAGGCGTCACGTTCAGTGCGGCCAGCGGCGGCGCGCTGACCGGTCAGCAAGTGCACATCCGCAACAACTTCGACAATACCAACGCGCAGAACCTGACGATCACCGGCGCGGCTTATAACCTCGCTGCGGGCAATACCACGCCTTCACCGGTGGTGTTTGGCAATGCCCATGTGGGTGACGTACTTACTCAGGGACTCACGGTAAGCAACACCGCCCCGGCGGGCGCCTTTACCGAGGGGCTCAACGCAAGCTTCGGGTCCAATACCGGCAACGCCGGTAACAACGCTGGTTCGGTCAGCCTGCTCGCGGGCGGGGCTTCCAACAATACCAATCTGTCGGCCACGCTTGACACCACGGCAGCGGGCGCGCGTAGCGGTACAGTGACGGTGAACTACGTCTCCGACGGCGCCGGCGCCAGCGGCCTGGGAACGACCAGCGTGGGCTCGCAGACGATTAACGTCTCAGGCAATGTCTATCGCCTGGCGCAAGCGAACAGCATCGCCCCGATCAACTTCGGCAATGTGCTGGTGGGCTCGTCGCAGACCCAGACCGTGTCCATCAGCAACCTAGCCACTGCCGATGGCTTCTCGGAAGCGTTGAACGCCGCGTTCGGCGCCATCGGCGGGGCGAATCCGGGCCAATTTTCGGCTGCAGGCTTCATCAACCAATTAGCGGCGGGCGCAAACAACAATGCCAATATGATTGTGACGCTAAATACCAGCAGCGCCGGCGCCTATTCGGCCAACGTGCAGATCCTGCTCAACTCCGATGGAACCGGCACGAGTGGTTTGGGCATTGCTGCGCTTCCCACTCAAGTCATCAACCTGGATGGCCTGGTCACCGGCACGGTGGGCAACCTTGCCCAGGCCGGCCCCCATTCGCCGGAGCCGGTTAACTTTGGCAATGTGCGCGTTGGCACAGTCGTGCCCACACAAGCCTTATCCATCAGCAACACAGCCAGCGGTCCGGCAGAGGGCTTGAATGGCTCAATCAGCACGGGTAGCGCGGGCCTCACCGCAGCTGGCTCCTTTACCGGTCTTGCAGCAGGCGCCACCGACAACTCCAGCCTGCTCGTCGGCATCAATACCACGACTGCCGGGTCGCGCAATGGCACAGCCACCATCGCGCTCGCCTCGGATGGCACGTTTAACAACGGCACACAAACCACGCTGTCTTCACAAACGGTGAACGTGACGGGTGGGGTGTTCCAGGTGGCGCAGCCGACCGTGCCCGCGAACGTGAATCTGGGCAATGTGCGTATCGGCGGCAGCCCGACTCAGGCTATTACCATAGGTAACACCAATATCTCGCCTGCGGGATTCCAGGAAGGACTGAACGCAAGTGTAGGCGGCGCCTCCGGCGGAGCAACCGGCACGGGCTCCATTACTAATCTTGCCGCGGGCAGCACCAGCAACGCCATTAACGTGGGTCTGAACGTCGGCGGGGCGGGTGCGCAGTCCGGGGTGGTGACGCTGAATCTCGCGTCGAACGGCACCGTGAGCGGCCTTAGCGACCTTGCACTGGCGAATGCGAATGTCAATGTGCAGGCCACCGGGTATCGCTTAGCCGATCCGGTTATTAACACCGGCTCGATCACCCTTGCCGCGCGCGTCGGTGACGCCAGCCCATCCGCGGGCATCAGCGTGACCAATACCTCGCCCGATAGTTTTACCGAGGGCTTGAACGTCACCCGCGGCAGCACTACACCGGCAGACTTCACGTCTTCTGGCAGCATTAGCAACTTAGCGGCCGGCGCCACCGATAGCAGCGCCATCCAGGTCGCCTTAAATACCAGCACAGCGGGCACTTTCACCGGAACCCAGGGGCTGAACTTCGTCTCCACCGGTGCGGGCACCACCGGCGCAGCGGATATTTCCGTGGGAACCGGCAACGTTAACTTAAACGGTAAAGTGTATACCCCCGCCCAAGCCAGTGCCGGCACAACCAGCATCAACTTTGGCATTGTTCATGTGGGCGATGTGGTAGCGGCACAAACGGTGTCTCTGGCCAACAGCGCCCCGGCCACGGCCTTGAACGACACGCTCAGCGGCAGCTTAGGCGGCGCATCCGCGCCGTTCTCGGCCAGCGGCAGTGTCAGCGGGCTGACCGCCGGAGGACCGGCCGATACCACCAGTCTGCAAGTCGGCTTGAGCACCTCTACCGCCGGCATATTCACGGACAACGGCATCCTCATGCTGGCCAGCCAGAATCCCGACATGCCCGACCTGGCGCTGGCTGACGTGTCTATAGACCTGAATGCGCAGGTCAACAACTATGCCGATGCAGCGCTACGCAAGAACTCCGGCGGCGGCTCATTTACAGGCGGCGGCAATCTGTTTGTCCTGGATTTCGGCACGGTGGTGTTTGGATCGGGTGCAATCGCATCTATTCTGGAGGCGTTCAACTCGGCCTTCGGCCCCGCGGATTTACTTGACGGGATATTTAGTTTTCTCGATACGCAGGACTTCACGTACAGCGGGTTCGGTTCCTTCAGCAATCTTGCTGCCGGGCAAGGAAATGGCGGCATGAGTGTCGGCTTCAATCCCACGGCGCTAGGCTCGTTCAGCGATGACATTCAACTCGCGTCGCTGGGGCACAATGCGAGTGGCTATAGCGACGCCCTGCAGGACATCCAACTGCGTGTTCAAGGCAATGTCGTCGCCGGCTCGCCGGGAACAGTCCCCGAACCCGGTACTTGGGCACTGCTGGCGCTGGGCTGTTTCATGCTCACGCTCATGCGGATGCGCCGTGGGGTGAGATAA